In the genome of Flexistipes sinusarabici DSM 4947, one region contains:
- a CDS encoding succinate dehydrogenase assembly factor 2 — MNDFFQNKEYKRCVFLCSRRAMLENELLLKKFALKYVPEHYTIDEVRELNIFLNDIFDNDLFDVIMGRKKASEFKDRYNEKFLQDIEDFAYNEYYSK, encoded by the coding sequence ATGAATGATTTTTTTCAAAACAAAGAGTACAAAAGATGTGTTTTTCTCTGCTCCCGCAGGGCTATGCTGGAAAATGAACTTCTTTTAAAAAAATTTGCTTTGAAATATGTTCCTGAGCATTATACAATCGATGAAGTAAGGGAGTTAAACATTTTTCTCAACGATATTTTTGATAATGACCTTTTTGATGTGATTATGGGCAGGAAGAAAGCTTCTGAGTTCAAAGATCGATATAACGAAAAGTTTTTGCAGGATATAGAAGATTTCGCTTATAACGAATATTATTCGAAGTAA
- a CDS encoding succinate dehydrogenase iron-sulfur subunit, giving the protein MSKYVNIEVFRYDPEKDKEPYYETYSVEIRKKGMLMLEALNQIKWEHDTTFSFRRSCREGVCGSDGLNINGVNMLSCITKIEELGTDHITVQPLPGMRVIRDLVTDVEDFFNKFITVKPYLIRRSAIPDKEMYQSPEDRRKLDGLYECILCGCCSSSCPSYWADKDYLGPNAFLRAYRYLVDSRDEGSDVRLPILNDKHGVWRCHTIYNCVEACPKELNPTKSIVGVRKMLMERQY; this is encoded by the coding sequence ATGAGTAAATATGTTAATATAGAAGTTTTCAGATACGATCCGGAAAAGGATAAAGAACCTTATTACGAAACATATAGTGTTGAAATAAGGAAGAAAGGTATGCTCATGCTTGAAGCACTTAACCAGATTAAGTGGGAGCATGACACAACTTTCTCTTTCAGAAGATCATGCCGGGAAGGTGTCTGTGGTTCCGACGGTTTAAACATCAACGGTGTAAATATGCTTTCCTGCATTACAAAGATTGAGGAGCTGGGCACCGATCACATAACTGTTCAGCCGCTGCCGGGTATGAGAGTAATAAGAGACTTAGTGACAGATGTTGAGGACTTTTTTAACAAGTTTATAACTGTTAAACCTTATCTAATAAGAAGAAGTGCAATTCCAGACAAAGAAATGTATCAATCTCCGGAAGACAGAAGAAAACTTGACGGCTTGTATGAATGCATCCTCTGTGGATGCTGTTCTTCATCATGTCCTTCCTATTGGGCTGATAAGGACTATTTAGGTCCGAACGCTTTTCTGCGGGCATACAGATATCTTGTTGACTCAAGAGATGAAGGTTCAGATGTAAGACTGCCCATTTTAAATGATAAACACGGTGTATGGAGATGTCATACCATTTACAACTGTGTAGAAGCATGTCCTAAAGAATTGAATCCCACCAAATCTATTGTGGGAGTCAGAAAAATGCTGATGGAGAGACAATACTAA
- the sdhA gene encoding succinate dehydrogenase flavoprotein subunit translates to MSAKIEYHKFDVIVLGAGGAGLNAAQVASQYVSTAVISEVYPTRSHTISAQGGISASLGNMEEDHWLWHMYDTVKGSDYLADQDSCEYMTKLAPQKIIELEHIGLPFSRTEEGKIAQRPFGGHTSNFGKKAVKRACYAADRTGHAMLQTLYEKSVEQGTQFFSEFYALELITNEGAVNGIVCWDMKDCGYHIFHAKSVVFASGGMCRIYQTNSNAHINTGDGLALAMRAGFSWSDAEFTQFHPTGLYGAGNLITEGVRGEGGILLNANGERFMEKYAPTIKDLAPRDIVSRSMAKEILEGRGVGPNKDHILLKIDHIGADVIMEKLPGIHELALVFAGVDCTKEPIPVVPTAHYQNGGIPTNYKTQVVKAKGSDPEDTVPGFFAAGEIASASVHGANRLGTNSLLDLVVFGRTAGEEAAKWAKENQYVALPENAGKFGMDTMEKYANANGKHTFNEIYQDLIETMQTNVSVFRTEEGMTNALDKILELKEKMKDYKVEDKSTVFNLELIEALELNNMLMVAEAHTRAALQREESRGGHYRDDYPDRDDDKYLKHTEVFYNEDGTFSVEYRDVRLKPLTVEMFEPKPRVY, encoded by the coding sequence ATGTCTGCAAAAATAGAGTACCATAAGTTTGATGTAATTGTTTTGGGAGCCGGCGGTGCAGGTCTTAATGCTGCTCAGGTCGCTTCACAGTATGTCAGCACTGCTGTAATTTCTGAGGTCTATCCCACAAGAAGCCATACAATTTCTGCACAGGGCGGCATTTCAGCTTCTCTTGGTAATATGGAAGAGGATCACTGGCTCTGGCATATGTACGATACTGTCAAAGGAAGTGATTACCTGGCTGATCAGGATTCATGCGAATATATGACAAAACTTGCTCCACAGAAAATTATTGAACTGGAGCATATAGGTCTGCCATTCAGCAGAACTGAAGAAGGGAAAATCGCCCAAAGACCTTTTGGCGGTCACACTTCGAATTTCGGGAAAAAGGCTGTTAAAAGAGCCTGCTATGCTGCCGACAGAACAGGGCATGCAATGTTGCAGACCCTTTACGAAAAATCTGTTGAGCAGGGAACTCAGTTTTTCAGTGAATTCTACGCATTAGAACTTATAACAAATGAAGGTGCTGTGAATGGTATTGTCTGCTGGGATATGAAAGACTGTGGATACCATATATTTCATGCGAAATCTGTAGTTTTTGCATCAGGAGGTATGTGCAGAATCTATCAGACCAATTCGAACGCTCACATCAATACAGGCGACGGCCTTGCGCTTGCAATGAGAGCAGGCTTTTCCTGGAGTGATGCAGAATTTACCCAGTTTCACCCAACGGGTCTTTATGGCGCAGGAAACCTTATAACCGAAGGTGTTAGAGGTGAAGGTGGTATTCTTCTCAATGCAAACGGCGAGAGGTTTATGGAGAAATACGCACCTACCATTAAAGATCTCGCTCCAAGAGATATTGTCTCAAGGTCGATGGCAAAAGAAATTCTGGAAGGAAGAGGTGTTGGCCCCAATAAAGATCATATACTCCTGAAAATAGATCATATTGGCGCAGATGTTATTATGGAAAAACTTCCGGGTATTCACGAATTGGCACTTGTTTTTGCAGGTGTTGACTGCACAAAAGAGCCGATCCCGGTTGTTCCCACAGCTCACTACCAAAACGGTGGAATTCCAACGAACTATAAAACGCAGGTGGTAAAAGCAAAAGGCTCAGACCCTGAAGACACTGTTCCCGGATTTTTTGCTGCAGGTGAGATTGCTTCTGCTTCAGTACACGGAGCTAACAGGCTGGGCACAAACTCTCTGCTTGACCTTGTTGTATTCGGAAGGACGGCTGGAGAAGAAGCAGCAAAGTGGGCCAAGGAAAACCAGTATGTGGCTCTTCCGGAAAATGCAGGTAAATTCGGTATGGATACAATGGAAAAATATGCCAATGCTAACGGCAAACATACTTTTAACGAAATTTACCAGGATCTTATAGAAACAATGCAAACCAATGTCTCCGTTTTCAGAACGGAAGAAGGCATGACAAATGCACTGGATAAAATATTAGAACTTAAAGAAAAAATGAAAGATTATAAAGTGGAGGACAAATCCACTGTATTTAACCTTGAGCTCATTGAGGCTCTTGAACTCAACAATATGCTCATGGTTGCAGAGGCACATACGCGTGCAGCCCTCCAGAGGGAAGAATCCAGAGGTGGACATTATAGAGATGACTATCCTGACAGAGATGATGATAAATACCTGAAGCATACGGAAGTATTTTACAATGAGGATGGAACGTTCTCTGTGGAATACCGTGATGTCAGACTGAAACCTCTGACTGTCGAAATGTTTGAACCAAAACCAAGAGTATATTAA
- a CDS encoding succinate dehydrogenase, hydrophobic membrane anchor protein encodes MKPYKFVGSSDSGVFEWLLQRISGVIMIVVIFIHFFSMLSTGAWGLQKIVLGPLFIFGVFHTMNGFKMITDDYVSNSTWRAILLGIYWIVGLTVGFLALSVASMM; translated from the coding sequence ATGAAACCTTATAAATTTGTAGGCTCCAGTGACAGCGGTGTTTTTGAATGGCTGTTGCAGAGAATTTCCGGAGTTATAATGATAGTTGTTATTTTCATACACTTTTTTTCCATGCTTAGTACAGGAGCCTGGGGGCTTCAAAAAATAGTACTGGGTCCGCTGTTTATTTTCGGAGTTTTCCACACAATGAACGGCTTTAAAATGATAACCGATGATTATGTGTCTAATAGTACCTGGCGCGCAATATTGCTTGGGATTTATTGGATTGTAGGTTTAACGGTCGGATTTCTCGCACTATCTGTGGCATCAATGATGTAA
- a CDS encoding succinate dehydrogenase, cytochrome b556 subunit: MPRRDLVTYPKKVSYRKHTGMVAWLLHRITGVIIGLYLIFHILAKSGVAGWFTSLTANPVARILVLIFFAYHAFNGFRIVLIDFSSGAEEGMFSKQFMVVVFLTIVVSILGAIPIFS, from the coding sequence ATGCCAAGACGAGACTTAGTCACCTACCCAAAAAAGGTTTCCTATCGGAAACACACCGGAATGGTGGCATGGCTGCTTCACAGAATTACCGGTGTTATCATTGGTCTATACCTGATTTTTCATATTCTTGCAAAATCAGGCGTTGCCGGCTGGTTTACAAGCCTTACGGCTAATCCGGTAGCGAGAATATTAGTTTTAATATTTTTCGCTTATCATGCTTTTAACGGTTTCAGGATCGTCCTGATCGATTTTTCTTCCGGTGCAGAGGAAGGAATGTTCAGCAAACAATTTATGGTTGTAGTTTTCTTGACGATAGTAGTGTCTATTTTGGGCGCTATTCCAATATTTTCATAA
- a CDS encoding transposase — protein MIGEIRKNVKRKIVSVASSISEDNVSVKKPLHKHILEIVTGVLASKSCNLTEIARSLKEDIAIKDTLKRIRRNVHDHPEILELSNYYNMNKWKDKVREETIIALDAGDICHHFGNNFENHCRLRDGSKGSTGNGYYLNQISCYNPSERITFPMYLDMYSSEEQSFKSMNTESMKAVENFVSAAGPKGLWVLDRGYDGGIMLNYFLNKDLDFVTRLTKKRHLVLGGKPVSIPDLVKKINRRYKIGKSFRFGYKKCYINLEGKLYPVTVMVNKGEENKEPHILLTNGHIKKSREIKRRVTGYYHRWGVEECYRFEKQGFGIEKSLTPNFNAIKSLLGASMLAWSVLLMVQEDEILKEQVIANSKREKSKKKDRPKFIYYSLLDGISRAFIMAKEIFRFRKPKPPNLAPTIDELLNKRSLGMIL, from the coding sequence ATGATAGGTGAAATTAGGAAAAATGTGAAGAGAAAAATTGTGAGTGTAGCATCATCAATTTCAGAGGATAATGTAAGTGTAAAAAAGCCCCTTCATAAACATATTTTGGAAATAGTAACCGGAGTATTAGCCTCAAAGAGCTGCAACTTAACAGAAATAGCAAGAAGCCTGAAGGAAGATATAGCCATAAAAGACACTTTAAAAAGGATACGCCGTAATGTCCATGATCACCCAGAGATTCTTGAATTGTCGAATTATTACAATATGAACAAGTGGAAAGACAAAGTAAGGGAAGAAACAATAATAGCTTTGGATGCGGGAGACATTTGTCATCATTTTGGCAATAACTTTGAAAATCATTGTCGTTTAAGAGATGGGAGCAAAGGCAGTACCGGCAACGGTTATTATCTAAATCAAATAAGTTGTTACAATCCTTCTGAGAGAATAACATTTCCAATGTATCTTGATATGTACAGCAGCGAAGAACAGAGCTTTAAGAGTATGAACACGGAAAGTATGAAAGCGGTAGAGAATTTTGTATCAGCAGCTGGACCCAAAGGTTTGTGGGTATTAGACCGAGGTTATGACGGCGGTATTATGCTGAATTATTTTTTAAACAAGGATCTTGATTTTGTAACCAGATTAACAAAAAAGCGCCACCTTGTTTTAGGAGGTAAACCGGTAAGTATTCCTGATTTAGTGAAGAAAATAAACAGACGTTACAAAATTGGGAAATCTTTTAGGTTTGGCTATAAGAAGTGTTATATAAATCTTGAAGGTAAGCTTTACCCTGTGACTGTAATGGTTAATAAGGGGGAGGAGAATAAAGAGCCTCATATTTTACTTACAAATGGTCACATAAAGAAATCCAGAGAGATTAAGAGACGCGTGACAGGATATTACCACCGCTGGGGCGTGGAAGAATGTTACAGATTTGAGAAGCAGGGCTTTGGAATAGAGAAGAGTTTAACCCCTAACTTTAATGCGATAAAATCACTGCTTGGAGCATCCATGTTAGCCTGGAGCGTATTGCTGATGGTACAGGAGGATGAAATATTAAAAGAGCAGGTCATTGCAAATTCTAAGAGGGAGAAATCCAAAAAGAAAGATCGACCAAAATTTATATATTATAGCCTTTTAGATGGTATTAGCAGAGCATTTATTATGGCTAAGGAAATATTTAGATTTCGAAAACCCAAGCCGCCTAATTTAGCTCCTACAATTGATGAATTGTTAAATAAACGTTCACTTGGTATGATACTGTGA
- a CDS encoding transposase: protein MISETVENVKGKIRKIVHDLNEHISKPQQKYLLEMIPGCFSTGSLNLTSISGYLSEKTKVKHTLKRLQRNTENYSSLLKISNLYNIHSSYEETIKDERVLISVDEGDLVHDYGKSFELISKVRDGSSKKKRINNGYFLNHAVCYSLSSKRVLPLYLDIHSSISPDFKSANNETIKLLDTIEKKFKDKGIFVMDRGYDAGVILEYLYKKGLSFIIRSVGNRHVTHRGKNVLVSKLCKSVINKRYKKNSFSYGYAKCYYKGRPMTVISAKGAEKDNYVYLLCEGHIRKSKEAFFRVKSYFKRWKVEESFRFMKQQLGIERCLVRKFDSIKTMLGIASFCWNLLSRIESDRLLAVELERMSRREKYNTKNRTVCTFMHYRISDGIRNMLLSYNKRLFRFRDKKYKSDIVYYMKIPYYLEKHREREIIDGIPVVRRKKSLLVA from the coding sequence ATGATAAGTGAAACCGTGGAAAATGTGAAGGGAAAAATTAGAAAAATTGTGCACGATCTCAACGAACATATTTCAAAGCCTCAGCAAAAATATTTACTGGAAATGATTCCGGGATGTTTTTCAACAGGCAGCTTAAATCTTACATCCATATCGGGCTATCTGAGTGAAAAGACCAAAGTAAAACATACGCTAAAAAGGCTGCAAAGGAATACAGAGAACTATTCGTCCCTGCTTAAAATTTCAAATTTATATAATATTCACAGCAGTTATGAAGAAACGATAAAAGATGAGAGAGTACTAATATCAGTGGATGAGGGAGATCTGGTTCATGATTATGGCAAGTCATTTGAACTCATATCGAAGGTTCGTGACGGCAGCAGCAAAAAGAAACGGATAAATAATGGTTATTTTCTGAATCATGCAGTTTGTTACAGTCTTTCCAGCAAAAGAGTGTTACCGCTTTATCTTGATATTCACAGTAGCATTTCCCCTGATTTCAAGAGTGCCAACAATGAGACAATAAAATTATTGGATACAATAGAGAAAAAATTCAAAGATAAGGGTATTTTTGTAATGGACAGGGGCTATGATGCTGGAGTTATACTGGAATATCTTTATAAAAAGGGTCTGAGTTTTATAATAAGAAGCGTTGGTAACCGTCATGTAACTCACAGAGGCAAGAACGTACTGGTTTCCAAGTTGTGCAAATCTGTCATAAACAAACGTTACAAAAAGAATAGTTTTTCTTATGGTTATGCGAAATGTTATTATAAGGGGCGTCCTATGACGGTAATAAGTGCTAAGGGGGCAGAAAAGGATAATTATGTCTATCTTCTTTGCGAGGGTCATATAAGAAAGAGCAAGGAAGCCTTTTTCCGGGTGAAGAGTTATTTCAAAAGATGGAAGGTAGAAGAGAGTTTCAGATTTATGAAGCAGCAGTTGGGCATAGAGAGATGTCTTGTGAGGAAATTTGATTCTATAAAGACAATGCTTGGTATAGCTTCTTTTTGCTGGAATTTATTATCCCGGATAGAATCAGACAGATTGTTAGCGGTGGAACTTGAGAGAATGTCGAGACGTGAGAAATATAACACAAAGAATAGGACAGTGTGCACATTTATGCATTACAGGATATCAGACGGTATCAGGAATATGTTATTGTCTTATAATAAGAGGCTTTTTAGATTTAGAGATAAAAAATATAAATCAGATATAGTGTATTATATGAAGATACCGTATTATTTAGAAAAACATAGGGAAAGAGAAATTATAGATGGTATTCCTGTTGTCAGAAGGAAAAAAAGTTTACTCGTGGCATAA
- a CDS encoding DEAD/DEAH box helicase: MQQNHSFDELGLSENLLRSVKKKGFEEPTPIQAQVIPTLLKSEKDVVGQAQTGTGKTAAFGLPIMDRIVSDEKRVKALILAPTRELAIQVSEELNSLKGKKKMKVVPIYGGQSIELQLKRLSSGADIVVGTPGRVIDHLNRKTLDISRLDYLVLDEADEMLNMGFIEDIESILKRANPDKRMLLFSATMPREILNIAKRFMGEFEIFRTKSEELAAGLTEQIYFEVREPDKFEALCRIRDMEKEFYGIIFCRTKVDVDKLANRLIDRGYNAEALHGDISQHQRERILKKFRNKQVNMLVATDVAARGIDIQDLTHVINYALPQDPEAYIHRIGRTGRAGKEGTAITFVTPEEYRKLLFIMRKAKTDIRKESLPGVGEIIEAKKENIKEEILEALNSDELRNYKDIAEDLLENAEPDKLVSALLNIAYEDDLSEDSYREISDVYVNRKGRTRLFVALGKMDGMSPKSLVDFIIDKAGVENKKIKDVKVFEKFSFITVPFEESEIILEIFKREKRGRRPIVEIAKEKKR; this comes from the coding sequence ATGCAGCAAAATCATTCGTTTGATGAATTAGGATTATCGGAAAATTTGTTAAGATCTGTAAAAAAGAAGGGCTTTGAAGAGCCAACACCGATACAGGCACAGGTTATCCCGACATTGTTAAAAAGTGAAAAAGATGTTGTTGGACAGGCGCAGACCGGAACGGGGAAGACAGCGGCTTTTGGTTTGCCGATTATGGATAGAATTGTATCCGATGAGAAAAGGGTTAAGGCTTTAATTCTTGCTCCCACCAGGGAGTTGGCCATACAGGTTTCTGAGGAGTTAAACTCACTGAAAGGCAAAAAGAAAATGAAGGTTGTCCCCATATACGGAGGACAGTCTATAGAACTCCAGTTGAAGCGGCTGAGTAGCGGAGCTGATATTGTAGTGGGGACGCCTGGAAGGGTTATAGACCACCTCAACAGAAAAACCCTGGATATATCCAGACTAGATTATCTTGTTCTTGATGAAGCTGATGAGATGCTCAATATGGGCTTTATAGAAGATATCGAGTCCATTCTAAAAAGAGCTAACCCTGATAAGCGGATGCTGCTTTTCTCGGCCACTATGCCGAGGGAAATATTGAATATTGCCAAAAGGTTCATGGGTGAGTTTGAGATTTTCAGGACGAAAAGTGAAGAACTTGCCGCCGGACTGACTGAGCAGATATATTTTGAAGTCAGAGAACCGGATAAATTTGAAGCTCTGTGCAGAATCAGAGATATGGAAAAGGAATTTTACGGAATTATTTTCTGCCGAACAAAAGTGGATGTGGACAAACTTGCAAACAGGCTTATAGACAGAGGGTATAACGCTGAAGCCCTGCATGGAGACATATCCCAGCACCAGCGGGAAAGAATTCTGAAAAAATTCAGGAACAAGCAGGTCAATATGCTTGTTGCAACGGATGTGGCAGCAAGAGGTATCGATATTCAGGATTTGACTCATGTAATAAATTATGCACTTCCTCAGGATCCCGAAGCTTATATACATCGAATCGGAAGAACAGGGAGAGCCGGGAAAGAAGGCACCGCCATTACTTTCGTTACACCTGAGGAGTACAGAAAGTTACTTTTTATCATGAGAAAAGCCAAGACAGATATAAGAAAAGAAAGTCTACCCGGTGTCGGAGAGATTATCGAGGCTAAAAAGGAAAATATAAAAGAGGAAATATTAGAAGCTCTCAATTCGGATGAATTGAGAAACTATAAAGATATCGCTGAAGATCTGCTTGAAAATGCAGAGCCTGACAAACTGGTTTCTGCCCTGTTAAATATTGCCTATGAAGATGACTTGAGTGAGGACAGTTATCGTGAAATAAGTGATGTTTACGTTAACAGGAAAGGGAGGACTCGACTATTTGTTGCCCTTGGCAAAATGGATGGTATGAGCCCCAAGTCACTGGTTGATTTTATAATAGATAAGGCCGGTGTGGAGAATAAAAAGATTAAAGATGTAAAGGTTTTTGAAAAATTTTCCTTTATCACTGTACCTTTTGAGGAATCCGAGATTATTCTGGAAATTTTTAAGCGGGAAAAACGCGGCCGGAGACCTATCGTGGAGATTGCAAAAGAAAAGAAAAGGTGA
- a CDS encoding carbonic anhydrase, with translation MSLLHKKIKDFKQYSYERHKNLFSELASGQAPHTLFISCCDSRVLPSFITNSLPGELFIVRNIANIVPPYSTKGEYSSTIAAIEYAVLVLKVQNIVVCGHSNCGGCSSLLKSDDELSLLPNVKRWLSLSENTRVKYFQNLDEDIRMPYHIEMINVVMQLENLMTYPFIEERIKQKSLNTYGWYYSIDKGEIFDYNPAVKYFEPVI, from the coding sequence ATGAGTTTATTGCATAAGAAGATAAAAGATTTTAAGCAGTACTCGTATGAGAGACATAAGAATTTGTTTTCGGAGCTTGCCTCAGGACAGGCTCCGCACACTTTGTTTATAAGTTGTTGTGATTCAAGGGTTCTCCCATCATTTATTACAAACTCACTGCCCGGAGAATTATTTATAGTCAGAAATATAGCCAATATTGTTCCCCCATACTCCACAAAAGGGGAATATTCATCTACAATTGCAGCCATCGAATATGCCGTGCTCGTTTTGAAAGTACAAAACATCGTGGTTTGCGGACATTCCAATTGCGGCGGGTGCTCATCGCTTTTAAAAAGTGATGACGAGTTAAGTTTGCTGCCTAATGTAAAAAGATGGCTATCTTTATCGGAAAACACCAGGGTAAAATATTTCCAAAATCTGGATGAAGATATAAGAATGCCATATCATATTGAAATGATTAATGTCGTTATGCAGTTAGAAAATCTTATGACATATCCGTTTATTGAGGAACGGATAAAGCAAAAGTCCCTTAATACTTACGGATGGTACTATTCGATCGATAAGGGTGAAATTTTTGACTACAATCCTGCCGTAAAATATTTTGAACCGGTAATCTGA
- a CDS encoding acyl-[acyl-carrier-protein] thioesterase, which produces MIVKLEKVVNYKDIGFDFKLRPDSLVSFFQEIAIHHSDMVGYDAETLKDMGVAWVLNKLYVDISEYPVLGDSITVITWSSGISGVKAFREFIIRSGGTEAVRAVSMWTLLDITTKRIKRIPSYLSEAYETESSQATSFPIASYKVDKNPGDEEGLLQTVRFSDFDTNMHMNNTAYVNILDTALKRYIGKNVEVNEFFINFQKEVGFDVEKLTVKFSRQDTNVLYSINDAKNICSKGFVRV; this is translated from the coding sequence ATGATTGTAAAGCTGGAAAAGGTTGTAAATTATAAAGATATAGGGTTTGACTTCAAGCTGAGACCGGACAGTCTTGTCTCTTTTTTTCAGGAAATTGCAATACATCATTCTGATATGGTTGGCTATGATGCCGAAACACTTAAAGATATGGGTGTGGCCTGGGTATTAAATAAGCTGTACGTAGATATTTCAGAATATCCTGTATTAGGAGATAGTATCACTGTGATAACCTGGTCATCAGGGATATCCGGTGTAAAGGCTTTCAGGGAGTTTATTATTCGCAGTGGCGGCACTGAGGCTGTGAGAGCTGTTTCGATGTGGACACTTTTGGATATAACCACCAAACGTATAAAACGTATTCCTTCTTATCTGAGTGAAGCTTATGAGACTGAAAGCTCTCAGGCCACATCATTTCCGATTGCCTCATACAAGGTTGACAAAAATCCCGGCGATGAGGAAGGTTTGCTGCAAACTGTCCGTTTTTCAGATTTTGATACGAATATGCATATGAATAATACGGCATATGTAAATATTCTTGACACTGCATTGAAAAGATATATTGGGAAAAATGTTGAGGTTAATGAGTTTTTTATAAATTTTCAGAAAGAAGTGGGTTTTGATGTGGAAAAACTCACCGTTAAATTTTCAAGGCAAGACACCAATGTTCTTTATTCTATAAATGATGCCAAAAACATTTGTTCAAAAGGGTTTGTTAGGGTATGA
- a CDS encoding glycosyltransferase family 4 protein — protein sequence MHRMNIALLHYSCPPVVGGVEEILRQQALLFSRNFNNVKIFAGTGSQFAKNIPVEINPLLGSQEKTVEMSVRMYLQGQKELFYNLKEKIKNYLLKSLEPFDLLIAHNVLTMRYNLPLTYAIHEIAEKNDTEVASWNHDCLFFYKDSDRKFSHEIYKILRQFNKKLTYVAVSESRKKDFEKLYGKDDCVTTIPNGIDPKSFYKLDDSSVKIIDERNLLKADFIMVQPSRLHPRKNIELSIKVTSELTKKGLDAILIVTGAFDPHEEGTRRYYNNLKQMINDYNIENNVIILAEYRLKSGEVINSNRLNIRDLYLISDILFLPSFHEGFGIPLLEAGMIKLPVVCSDIPPFRTIGEDSVTYFKLDETPGNIADKIIEFLKTSSTGNFFRKVIKKYSWDNIYEKNLQPFLSHLYVKRNKKTLDNY from the coding sequence ATGCACAGAATGAACATTGCTCTTCTGCACTATTCATGCCCTCCTGTTGTTGGAGGTGTAGAGGAAATACTAAGGCAGCAGGCTCTGCTTTTCAGCCGTAATTTTAATAACGTAAAGATATTTGCAGGAACCGGAAGCCAGTTTGCCAAAAATATTCCTGTGGAAATTAATCCACTTTTGGGTTCACAGGAAAAAACAGTTGAAATGTCAGTAAGAATGTATCTACAGGGGCAAAAAGAGTTATTTTACAATCTGAAGGAAAAAATTAAAAATTATTTACTAAAGAGTCTGGAGCCCTTTGATCTCTTAATAGCTCACAACGTTCTAACAATGCGCTACAACCTGCCTTTGACATACGCAATACACGAAATTGCCGAAAAGAATGACACAGAAGTTGCAAGCTGGAATCACGACTGTTTGTTCTTTTATAAAGATTCGGATAGAAAGTTCAGCCATGAGATATACAAGATACTCCGGCAGTTTAACAAAAAACTTACATATGTTGCAGTTTCAGAAAGCAGAAAAAAAGATTTTGAAAAGCTTTACGGCAAAGATGATTGTGTAACAACAATACCCAACGGGATTGATCCAAAAAGCTTTTACAAGCTTGATGATTCTTCTGTTAAGATTATTGATGAGCGAAACCTGCTGAAGGCGGACTTCATTATGGTGCAACCATCAAGGCTTCATCCGAGAAAAAATATCGAGCTTTCTATAAAAGTCACATCAGAGTTAACAAAAAAAGGGCTTGATGCAATTTTAATTGTTACAGGAGCTTTTGATCCGCACGAAGAAGGGACAAGAAGATATTATAACAATTTAAAGCAGATGATAAATGATTATAACATTGAAAATAATGTAATAATTCTTGCCGAATACCGGCTTAAGTCCGGAGAAGTTATAAATTCAAACAGACTCAATATAAGGGACCTCTATTTGATTTCAGATATACTTTTTCTGCCCAGTTTCCACGAAGGTTTTGGCATTCCACTGCTTGAAGCGGGCATGATAAAACTGCCGGTAGTTTGCTCGGATATACCCCCTTTCAGGACAATAGGCGAAGACAGTGTTACCTATTTTAAACTGGATGAAACGCCTGGAAATATTGCTGATAAAATTATTGAATTTTTAAAAACTTCTTCCACCGGGAACTTTTTTCGAAAAGTTATAAAAAAATACAGCTGGGATAATATTTATGAGAAAAACCTGCAGCCTTTTCTTTCACATCTTTATGTTAAAAGAAACAAAAAAACTCTTGATAATTATTAA